One genomic segment of Pirellulales bacterium includes these proteins:
- a CDS encoding putative Ig domain-containing protein encodes TQNATEGTPLVLDIPGSDPNTGDVLTYTAQTPLPAGMTLNSATGRITWTPSESQGGTNYSITVRVQDSGGLFSDTTISGTVAEANTPPQAGSVAPLAATENVPLSVNVPFTDPDLPAQTLTYSLVSGPAGSAVNAQTGRFTWTPGEADGGLTRTAVIRATDSQGATAELTLTINVTEVNQPPVLNVETSFTIDELEAFTTSATATDGDTPTQTLTFSLVNAPTGMTINAATGEILWTPGEAQGPAQFNFSVRVTDNLGQFAQRQLTVTVSEVNTAPTLLNGGSTVNVFQGAIASMSVLATDGDLAAQTLTFDLINAPAGATINPLTGEIRWDTTGAVPGLNELVVGVTDSLGLSSTASFFIQVNNFNPGPIFALFSAPTPPINTPVVLDTAASSVDPEVVLSELVNVADLPPPTTPGNPGLGINEGTNRLQGVTEGVEQNTQKPVIDGSAQGDSTPEQPAEQQQDETPRPQGNPLENPFQSGEVQAAPAETQQSLMRWNEQGRQLAGMVLSRLGSQATPRQLQDLALAGYLAEGMNGWEAAESAEELNGVRLAPAQTTKALDQGVDPRLTAVSLDDARPMTTPGGSDRIARYAANTPLPLAAAALAALPAAVIAAKKSAPVAVPLVTEQVNNRRGGRYWLGKRG; translated from the coding sequence TCACGCAGAATGCCACCGAAGGGACGCCGCTGGTCTTGGACATTCCCGGCAGCGACCCGAACACGGGCGATGTCTTGACCTATACCGCGCAGACCCCTCTTCCCGCCGGGATGACGCTGAATAGCGCGACGGGCCGAATCACCTGGACGCCCAGTGAATCGCAAGGAGGCACCAACTACAGCATTACAGTCCGTGTGCAGGATAGCGGCGGACTCTTTAGCGATACCACAATCAGCGGAACAGTGGCGGAGGCGAACACCCCTCCCCAGGCGGGTTCGGTTGCTCCCCTGGCCGCGACCGAAAATGTCCCCCTGAGCGTGAATGTCCCCTTTACCGATCCCGACCTTCCCGCGCAAACGTTGACTTATTCCTTGGTCTCTGGTCCCGCTGGCTCTGCGGTTAACGCGCAAACCGGTCGGTTTACCTGGACGCCGGGCGAAGCGGACGGGGGCCTGACCCGCACCGCGGTTATTCGGGCAACGGACAGTCAGGGAGCAACCGCGGAATTGACCTTGACGATTAATGTCACGGAGGTAAATCAACCCCCTGTTTTAAATGTCGAAACCAGCTTCACCATTGATGAGCTAGAGGCATTTACCACGTCTGCCACCGCGACGGATGGGGATACCCCGACCCAGACACTGACTTTTTCGCTGGTAAACGCCCCCACTGGAATGACCATCAACGCCGCCACCGGGGAAATCTTGTGGACTCCCGGCGAGGCCCAAGGCCCGGCGCAATTCAACTTTTCCGTTCGTGTGACTGATAATCTGGGTCAATTTGCCCAGCGGCAATTGACCGTGACCGTCAGCGAGGTGAACACCGCTCCGACGCTGCTCAACGGGGGGAGTACAGTCAATGTGTTCCAGGGGGCCATTGCCAGTATGTCGGTATTGGCCACGGATGGGGACCTGGCTGCCCAAACGTTGACCTTTGACTTAATCAATGCTCCCGCCGGGGCGACCATCAATCCCCTCACGGGAGAGATCCGTTGGGATACGACCGGCGCGGTGCCGGGTCTCAATGAATTGGTGGTTGGTGTGACGGATTCGCTAGGGCTGTCGAGCACGGCATCATTCTTTATCCAGGTAAATAATTTTAATCCCGGGCCGATTTTTGCCTTGTTTTCCGCGCCGACCCCGCCGATAAACACGCCGGTGGTGCTGGATACGGCTGCCAGCAGCGTAGATCCAGAGGTGGTGCTAAGTGAACTTGTCAACGTGGCGGATTTACCCCCTCCCACGACGCCTGGTAATCCGGGTCTGGGCATTAACGAAGGGACGAATCGCTTGCAAGGGGTGACGGAAGGCGTCGAGCAAAACACCCAAAAGCCTGTGATTGACGGTTCCGCCCAGGGAGATTCCACCCCCGAGCAGCCCGCTGAGCAGCAGCAGGATGAAACACCCCGACCCCAGGGAAATCCACTGGAAAATCCGTTCCAATCAGGCGAGGTACAGGCCGCTCCCGCTGAAACACAACAGAGCCTGATGCGCTGGAATGAGCAGGGTCGCCAGCTAGCGGGAATGGTCCTGTCGCGGTTGGGATCGCAAGCGACTCCGCGCCAACTGCAAGATTTGGCCCTGGCTGGCTATCTGGCGGAAGGTATGAACGGTTGGGAAGCCGCTGAAAGCGCCGAAGAGCTAAACGGCGTGCGGTTGGCACCCGCGCAAACTACCAAGGCCCTCGATCAGGGCGTGGATCCGCGGCTGACGGCGGTTTCCCTGGATGACGCGCGGCCGATGACCACACCCGGCGGTTCGGATCGTATAGCCCGTTATGCGGCTAACACGCCGTTGCCCCTGGCGGCGGCGGCGCTGGCCGCGCTACCAGCCGCGGTGATTGCGGCCAAGAAATCCGCGCCAGTCGCGGTACCGCTAGTCACGGAGCAAGTCAATAATCGCCGCGGCGGACGGTACTGGCTGGGGAAGCGTGGGTAG
- a CDS encoding MFS transporter translates to MTNSSEPVAVPSLLTHEVSGDTSANLFPATDSVQESQLWNRSFVGLLAAQALGTVNDNIFRWMVVGLALKFATSASHQSMLIGIGTICLTLPFLVFAAPAGFLADRFAKSRIVAGAKFLEIVVMLAGAIAIWSALATGELYSVFIVLFFMGAQSALYSPARMASLPEMLPERLISKANGWFGLTTLVSVIVGTGIGNYLADLLKGPGGESYLWLCAGVILGVAAVGWGFSLLISYRPPGNPQLDFSWNFINTTWQDLKLLYANKALWRVAMGIMFFWSLAAMSNQNVDQLVKEGAPAGAIRYADDFAARNAAATNTETTPVASTTTPETKQYITQSDNTPFLICLTLGVGIGSLLAGYWSGNRVELGILPLGAIGVIFTTLLLWFCGGSLFVLVDGVLQITVWHVVTCGLLFLLGASAGLFDIPLEAYMQEYSPRQNRGSLLAANNFLSFSGIIGVSLLYMLLRSELGATVTRPDGTIGREPLFSAQTIFLLCGLVTIPVLYYIVKLIPQAAVRFVVWLVTSVLYRIKLTGAENIPASGPVLLTSNHVSWLDAVVIILTCPRPIRMFAWAGNFENKLMRTLAEQWGVILVTANPKSIIRALKTANEALKNGEVVCLFPEGEISRTGNLQTFKPGMMKILDGTNAPVVPVYLDQLWGSIFSFDDGKFFWKWPRQWPYPVGVHYGAALLNVTDISQTRNAVLRLGAQAVRERTQARTSIGYEGLIGCFRKKFRPKFSDTTGASLTGAATVTRALILRRVLRRILGPAEKTIGVLLPPTVPAAVTNFSLVLDRRVISNLNYTCTAEILNSCLEQAGIQTVITSQKFLDKMDLKLQGRMILLEDVKGMVTTWDKVVAALQTWLLPKSVLAWWLGILRTPGSDPLTIIFTSGSTGKPKGVVLTHGNVKANVEAIDQVIHLQSEDVLLGILPLFHALGSTVTLWAGLLLNLKVAYHFSPLDAKQVGKLCREAGGTVLLTTPTFLRSYIRRCEAADFATLNTVITGAERLPQDVADAFEEKFHVRPVEGYGTTELAPLASVNIPPSRSVKGFHSNRKEGTVGRPVPGVCAEIRDPETRAPRACGEDGLLWISGGNVMEGYLHRRDLTDQVLVDGWYCTGDMARLDEEGFIQITGRLSRFSKIGGEMVPHGAVEEELLKAVGAGDAEQQPLAVSAVPDEKKGERLIVLHTGLNRTPAELAKALTEAGLPNLYIPGNDCYYQVDSLPILGTGKLDLAGIKKMAEQLAG, encoded by the coding sequence ATGACAAACTCATCCGAACCGGTGGCCGTTCCCAGCCTGCTCACCCATGAGGTCAGTGGCGACACCAGCGCAAATCTATTTCCCGCCACGGATAGTGTTCAAGAAAGCCAATTATGGAACCGCTCATTCGTGGGCCTGCTGGCGGCCCAAGCCCTGGGGACGGTAAATGACAATATCTTTCGCTGGATGGTGGTGGGGTTGGCGTTAAAGTTTGCGACCAGCGCTAGCCATCAAAGCATGCTGATTGGGATTGGGACAATTTGCCTGACGTTGCCATTTTTGGTGTTTGCCGCGCCGGCGGGATTTTTGGCGGATCGGTTTGCCAAATCACGGATTGTGGCGGGTGCCAAATTCTTGGAAATTGTCGTGATGCTGGCCGGGGCCATCGCGATTTGGTCGGCGCTGGCTACCGGAGAGCTTTATAGTGTGTTTATCGTGCTCTTTTTTATGGGGGCCCAAAGCGCTTTATATTCCCCCGCGCGCATGGCCTCCCTGCCCGAGATGCTACCCGAACGCCTCATTTCCAAAGCCAACGGCTGGTTCGGGCTGACGACGCTGGTCAGTGTGATCGTGGGAACCGGCATCGGCAATTATCTGGCCGACTTGCTCAAAGGTCCCGGAGGAGAAAGCTATCTCTGGCTCTGCGCCGGGGTTATTCTGGGGGTGGCGGCTGTCGGTTGGGGGTTTAGCCTGCTCATTTCTTATCGTCCGCCGGGAAATCCGCAATTGGATTTTTCCTGGAATTTTATCAACACCACCTGGCAGGATTTGAAGCTGCTATATGCCAATAAAGCGTTGTGGCGCGTGGCCATGGGGATCATGTTTTTTTGGTCGCTGGCGGCCATGTCCAACCAAAACGTCGACCAACTGGTCAAAGAGGGAGCACCCGCCGGGGCGATCCGTTATGCCGATGATTTTGCCGCGCGAAATGCCGCCGCGACCAACACCGAAACGACCCCTGTCGCTTCCACCACTACGCCGGAAACGAAACAATACATCACCCAAAGCGATAACACGCCATTTTTAATCTGCCTGACATTGGGCGTGGGGATTGGCAGCCTGTTGGCGGGATACTGGTCGGGAAATCGTGTCGAACTGGGAATCTTGCCGCTGGGGGCGATAGGGGTGATATTCACCACTTTATTATTATGGTTTTGCGGGGGAAGTCTGTTCGTCTTGGTGGATGGCGTCCTGCAAATCACCGTCTGGCACGTGGTAACTTGCGGTTTATTGTTTTTACTGGGGGCCAGCGCGGGACTATTTGATATTCCACTGGAAGCCTACATGCAAGAGTATAGCCCGCGGCAAAACCGGGGCTCGCTATTGGCGGCGAATAACTTTTTGTCGTTTAGCGGCATCATCGGAGTGAGCCTGCTTTATATGCTCTTACGGTCCGAATTGGGCGCCACCGTGACCCGCCCGGATGGCACCATCGGCCGGGAGCCGCTCTTTTCGGCACAGACGATCTTTCTGCTCTGCGGGTTAGTAACCATCCCGGTGCTGTATTACATTGTGAAGCTGATCCCCCAGGCCGCGGTGCGGTTTGTGGTCTGGCTGGTCACGTCGGTCTTGTACCGCATCAAGCTCACCGGGGCCGAGAACATCCCCGCCAGCGGGCCTGTGCTGCTTACCAGCAATCATGTTTCGTGGCTGGACGCCGTGGTCATCATTTTGACCTGCCCCCGGCCCATTCGCATGTTCGCCTGGGCGGGAAACTTTGAAAATAAACTGATGCGCACGCTGGCGGAACAGTGGGGAGTAATCCTGGTCACGGCTAATCCCAAATCAATTATCAGGGCCCTTAAAACCGCCAACGAGGCCCTCAAAAACGGCGAGGTGGTCTGCCTCTTTCCCGAAGGAGAAATCTCGCGCACGGGCAATTTGCAAACCTTTAAGCCCGGAATGATGAAAATTCTTGACGGCACCAACGCCCCCGTGGTTCCCGTTTATCTGGATCAACTGTGGGGCAGTATCTTTAGCTTTGACGATGGCAAATTCTTTTGGAAATGGCCCCGCCAGTGGCCTTATCCCGTGGGCGTGCACTATGGCGCGGCATTGCTGAATGTGACGGATATTTCTCAAACGCGCAACGCCGTCCTGCGTCTGGGGGCTCAGGCCGTGCGCGAACGGACCCAGGCCCGTACGTCGATCGGGTACGAGGGGTTGATTGGCTGCTTTCGCAAGAAATTCCGGCCGAAATTCTCTGACACCACGGGGGCAAGCTTGACCGGGGCCGCCACCGTCACCCGCGCGCTGATCCTGCGGCGCGTACTGCGACGAATACTAGGCCCCGCCGAAAAAACCATCGGCGTGCTCTTGCCACCGACCGTGCCGGCGGCGGTGACCAATTTTTCGCTGGTGCTGGACCGGCGAGTGATTAGCAATCTCAACTACACTTGTACCGCGGAAATCCTGAATTCCTGCCTGGAACAGGCGGGCATACAAACCGTCATCACCAGCCAAAAGTTTTTGGACAAAATGGATTTAAAGCTCCAAGGACGCATGATACTTCTGGAGGATGTCAAAGGAATGGTCACCACCTGGGATAAGGTGGTCGCCGCGCTGCAAACCTGGCTGTTGCCAAAATCGGTGCTGGCGTGGTGGCTGGGGATCTTGCGCACCCCGGGGTCGGATCCGCTCACGATCATCTTTACCAGCGGATCCACCGGCAAGCCCAAGGGTGTCGTCCTGACCCACGGCAATGTCAAAGCCAATGTCGAGGCGATTGATCAAGTGATCCATCTGCAATCCGAGGATGTGCTCTTGGGGATTTTACCGCTCTTTCACGCGCTGGGCTCCACGGTCACGCTCTGGGCGGGATTGCTGCTAAATCTCAAGGTGGCCTACCACTTTAGTCCGCTGGACGCCAAACAAGTGGGCAAACTATGCCGTGAAGCGGGGGGAACCGTGCTGCTCACCACGCCCACGTTTTTGCGCAGTTACATCCGGCGGTGCGAGGCGGCGGATTTTGCCACGCTCAACACGGTCATCACCGGGGCCGAGAGATTGCCCCAGGACGTGGCGGACGCCTTTGAAGAAAAATTCCATGTGCGGCCGGTGGAAGGGTACGGCACGACAGAGCTAGCGCCGCTGGCGTCGGTGAATATCCCCCCCAGCCGTAGTGTCAAGGGATTTCATTCCAACCGCAAGGAAGGAACCGTAGGCCGGCCCGTCCCCGGCGTCTGCGCCGAAATCCGCGATCCCGAGACCCGCGCCCCGCGCGCTTGCGGCGAGGATGGCCTATTGTGGATAAGCGGCGGCAACGTGATGGAGGGGTATCTTCATCGACGCGACTTAACGGATCAGGTACTCGTGGATGGCTGGTACTGCACGGGCGATATGGCGCGTTTGGACGAGGAGGGGTTTATCCAAATCACGGGCCGATTGAGCCGCTTTTCAAAAATCGGGGGAGAGATGGTCCCCCACGGCGCGGTGGAGGAAGAGTTATTAAAAGCGGTCGGCGCGGGAGACGCCGAACAACAACCCCTGGCCGTGAGCGCCGTGCCTGATGAAAAAAAGGGAGAGCGCTTGATCGTGCTGCATACAGGACTTAACCGGACACCCGCCGAACTGGCCAAAGCCCTCACCGAAGCGGGCCTGCCAAATCTGTATATTCCCGGGAATGACTGTTATTATCAGGTGGATAGCTTGCCAATTTTGGGGACAGGCAAACTTGATCTGGCGGGGATCAAGAAAATGGCTGAACAACTAGCGGGGTAG